The proteins below are encoded in one region of Penicillium psychrofluorescens genome assembly, chromosome: 4:
- a CDS encoding uncharacterized protein (ID:PFLUO_005845-T1.cds;~source:funannotate), giving the protein MESPHEHQQTVLLSRIITNVEKLNEAIMVMNKSLQEVNIQNMNVELVAQMFKNYQSNVLFHLEATENLQEPS; this is encoded by the exons ATG GAGAGTCCTCACGAGCACCAGCAGACGGTGCTTCTGTCGCGTATTATCACCAACGTG GAAAAACTCAATGAAGCCATCATGGTCATGAACAAGAGCCTTCAG GAGGTCAACATCCAGAACATGAACGTGGAACTGGTGGCGCAGATGTTCAAGAACTACCAGTCCAACGTGCTCTTCCATCTGGAAG CGACCGAGAACCTCCAGGAGCCGTCGTAA
- a CDS encoding uncharacterized protein (ID:PFLUO_005846-T1.cds;~source:funannotate): MAPATPANDEAHQRLLNSLDIAQVPRPFRNPNWKPSQRRNKNLKQIISETTRKEASVMATQANSGATTPFPANSGVTTSGTQTPAEGAGRAPNLAQAAQNLSTLVLEKNARAMFPTGPTVTYTNIESAPSLNPAYQRHYCDITGLPAPYTDPKTRLRYHNKEIFGVIRTLAQGVPDSYLEARGAHTILK; this comes from the coding sequence ATGGCTCCTGCCACTCCAGCGAACGACGAAGCGCACCAGCGGCTCCTGAACAGTCTCGACATTGCCCAAGTCCCACGTCCATTCCGCAACCCGAATTGGAAGCCGTCGCAGCGACGCAACAAGAACCTCAAGCAGATCATTTCCGAGACCACCCGGAAAGAGGCATCAGTCATGGCAACGCAAGCAAACTCCGGTGCAACTACGCCCTTCCCTGCCAACTCGGGGGTCACAACCAGCGGCACGCAGACACCTGCCGAAGGCGCTGGGCGGGCACCTAACCTGGCACAGGCTGCACAGAACCTTTCCAcgctggtgctggagaagaatgcTCGGGCCATGTTCCCGACCGGACCAACCGTCACCTACACAAACATCGAGTCGGCCCCGTCGTTAAACCCGGCCTACCAGCGCCACTACTGCGACATCACGGGGCTGCCAGCACCGTATACCGATCCCAAGACCCGACTGCGCTACCATAACAAGGAGATTTTTGGGGTGATCCGGACCTTGGCTCAGGGCGTCCCGGACAGCTATCTGGAAGCTCGGGGGGCACACACCATTTTGAAGTAA
- a CDS encoding uncharacterized protein (ID:PFLUO_005847-T1.cds;~source:funannotate) — MPTEIGVVFCSAGGLFLFGGVIMFFDRSMLAMGNILFLIGLTLIIGFQKTMVFFSRPQKLKGTAAFTAGIILILLRWPLTGFLIELYGLFILFGDFLVTIGQFAGNVPVVGPYIQRGLEILAGGRSNAELPV; from the exons ATGCCGACAGAGATTGGTGTGGTCTTCTGCTCAGCTG GTGGCTTGTTTCTGTTCGGAGGAGTGATCATGTTCTTTGATCGGTCAAT GCTTGCCATGGGCAAT atcctcttcctcataGGCCTGACCCTCATCATTGGTTTCCAGAAGAccatggtcttcttctcgcgtCCTCAGAAACTCAAGGGTACCGCTGCGTTTACCGCCGGTATCATCTTGATCCTGCTCCGCTGGCCTCTAACAGGCTTCCTGATCGAGCTGTACGGCCTGTTCATCCTCTTCGGCGATTTCCTCGTCACCATCGGTCAATTCGCGGGCAACGTCCCGGTCGTGGGACCTTATATTCAGCGCGGTCTCGAGATTCTGGCTGGTGGGAGGAGCAATGCCGAGCTGCCGGTATGA
- a CDS encoding uncharacterized protein (ID:PFLUO_005848-T1.cds;~source:funannotate): MGQHSAIWQGYVDSSLMGSGQFDKAGILAADFSGLEASSPGFQLSQDDINTLAAAFSSSDNAFANGFSIGGEKLVTIKADERSLYGKKGKEGAIVVRATSCTIIAHHGESVQTTNAATVVENLVDYINNPR, translated from the exons ATGGGCCAACACTCGGCAATTTGGCAGG GCTATGTCGACTCCAG TCTGATGGGCTCGGGCCAATTCGACAAGGCCGGTATTCTCGCTGCCGACTTTTCCGGCCTCGAGGCCTCCTCGCCAGGCTTCCAG CTCTCTCAGGACGACATTAACACCCTGGCTGCGGCCTTCAGCTCTAGCGACAATGCTTTCGCCAACGGCTTCTCTATCGGCGGGGAGAAACTAGTGACCATCAAGGCGGACGAGCGCAGTCTATACGGCAAGAAG GGCAAGGAGGGCGCCATCGTCGTCCGCGCCACCTCGTgcaccatcatcgcccacCACGGCGAGTCCGTCcagaccaccaacgccgccaCCGTCGTGGAGAACCTGGTTGactacatcaacaacccccGGTAA
- a CDS encoding uncharacterized protein (ID:PFLUO_005849-T1.cds;~source:funannotate) translates to MAKGLTAVKTRTQHATDNISFPVLTYTDALPRNDLRELDEGTSYKRPDPTTLGQWDLHRPSTADGYRKPPPGQTAMFDFRVTAPPDEAVPSRSRAYRGPKEQESIGIALGSPGMLNTRGQFQPPISIYAARRAGEKSGSEKPSKWKKIGGFFRAKSAFAPTSNHPQTYHGLRTARKEKSGEKPRKAKPRNDSKEEWPSLEIDLTSEPNASGQTRESKRYRKRSQSAAKEPQEKSASTEPMLQVNIPDVEMERYSVMFSKFIQKKEKQSLLARRSKTLDNLQVPDAHNFLKAKGLPVVQRRATSPARTSFTLFPTSQPTKAAQVLGALGAGPTPNFSRGPRVRASTLPVESPLKAPEEQPRDSANVHIITAFESPVIPRVFTEGRSSTPRSSTSTPRFEDKPLPAIKSEPKSAQTHRHTSLKTSDVKPAKKTPPNKDTPTKDTPKNSTPKKGTPKKGTHPKHTPKNLSRIPVKMEKRPSPPVKDKPRSASLTTKEKVGRIIVSTTSISGPDSGSSPEDITRMPLAEEDTTSPLLYITPAVEVSTAKSISVSQGPRQLLVPIGARVDYIDPHERLVDRQALMPNVQYGHKHAVSQELRIESL, encoded by the exons ATGGCGAAAGGATTAACGGCCGTCAAAACACGCACACAACATGCGACAGACAATATTTCATTCCCCGTACTGACCTATACCGACGCTTTGCCGCGAAATGACCTTCGCGAACTGGATGAGGGGACGTCCTACAAGCGACCGGACCCCACCACACTCGGACAATGGGACTTGCACCGGCCCAGCACCGCGGATGGATATAGAAAGCCCCCACCCGGCCAGACCGCCATGTTTGATTTTCGAGTGACAGCACCGCCGGATGAAGCCGTCCCATCAAGATCGAGGGCGTATCGTGGTCCGAAAGAGCAGGAATCAATAGGAATTGCCTTGGGAAGTCCTGGAATGCTCAACACCCGGGGACAATTCCAGCCTCCCATATCGATCTATGCGGCGAGGCGTGCGGGAGAGAAGTCCGGATCTGAAAAACCGAgcaagtggaagaagattgGAGGGTTCTTTCGGGCGAAGAGTGCCTTTGCGCCCACGTCCAATCATCCACAGACATATCATGGCCTACGCACAGCACGAAAGGAAAAGTCCGGTGAGAAACCACGCAAAGCAAAGCCGAGGAACGACTCGAAAGAAGAGTGGCCATCTCTCGAGATTGACCTTACGTCCGAGCCAAATGCCAGCGGCCAGACCCGCGAATCCAAGAGATATCGAAAACGTTCTCAGTCGGCCGCGAAAGAACCGCAAGAGAAGTCAGCCAGCACAGAACCTATGCTGCAAGTGAACATCCCGGACGTTGAGATGGAACGGTACAGTGTGATGTTCAGCAAATtcatccagaagaaggaaaaacaaTCATTGCTGGCGCGGAGAAGTAAGACGCTTGACAATCTGCAAGTGCCAGATGCGCAT AACTTCCTCAAGGCGAAGGGATTGCCAGTGGTCCAACGACGAGCAACCTCGCCTGCACGAACGAGCTTCACACTATTCCCCACCTCCCAACCCACCAAGGCTGCCCAGGTGCTCGGTGCTCTCGGTGCCGGTCCCACCCCGAACTTCTCGCGCGGGCCCAGGGTGAGAGCATCGACCCTCCCTGTTGAAAGTCCGTTGAAAGCACCCGAGGAGCAACCAAGAGACTCTGCCAACGTGCACATCATCACTGCGTTCGAGTCACCCGTGATTCCAAGAGTATTCACGGAGGGTCGATCTTCTACACCGCGGTCATCCACGAGCACTCCCCGATTCGAGGACAAACCGCTCCCTGCCATCAAATCGGAACCAAAATCTGCTCAAACGCATCGGCATACCTCGCTAAAGACCAGTGATGTGAAACCGGCCAAGAAAACCCCCCCTAACAAAGATACGCCCACGAAAGATACCCCCAAGAACAGTACCCCCAAGAAAGGCACTCCGAAGAAGGGCACTCACCCGAAGCACACCCCCAAAAACCTGTCCCGCATTCCAGTAAAGATGGAGAaacggccttctcctccggTCAAGGATAAACCCCGGTCGGCGTCTCTCACTACGAAGGAGAAAGTCGGCCGCATCATCGTTTCGACCACGTCTATATCGGGCCCCGATTCTGGGTCTTCGCCCGAAGATATAACTCGCATGCCtctggccgaggaagatACCACCAGCCCTCTTCTCTACATTACCCCAGCAGTGGAGGTTTCGACCGCTAAATCCATATCTGTTTCCCAGGGACCGCGGCAGCTGCTAGTCCCCATCGGCGCCCGAGTTGACTACATAGATCCCCATGAGCGGCTGGTGGACCGGCAGGCCCTGATGCCGAATGTTCAATACGGACACAAGCATGCGGTTTCACAGGAACTGCGAATTGAATCGTTGTGA
- a CDS encoding uncharacterized protein (ID:PFLUO_005850-T1.cds;~source:funannotate) codes for MAHRGLETFPEHYQAHCSSIDTVSAVLDEEDQSDHIEYFQSYVQFYERGLPGELPADIKESILKNQDMVEMRARMKLFEQSHDEESLKIEKMEYRKTLARKRLLELKQYQNRWVREKRDQKILNRGKEELEHWEKDTHTRAQKFIAPEVARIASAMSCNKELSFDEKLLFVQDLQTQCGRDFDVVYLPNESPIQGICPVKGCQTDVTR; via the coding sequence ATGGCACATCGGGGATTAGAAACTTTTCCGGAGCATTATCAGGCCCACTGCTCCTCCATTGACACAGTGTCAGCtgttctcgacgaggaggaccagTCTGATCATATTGAGTACTTCCAAAGCTACGTCCAATTTTACGAGCGAGGTTTACCTGGCGAATTGCCAGCAGACATCAAGGAAAGTATTTTGAAAAACCAAGATATGGTGGAAATGAGAGCTCGGATGAAGCTCTTTGAACAGAGCCACGATGAGGAATCTctcaagatcgagaagatggaaTACAGAAAAACACTGGCTCGGAAACGCCTGCTTGAACTTAAACAATATCAAAATCGGTGGGTtcgagagaagagagatcAAAAAATTCTCAATcgggggaaagaagagctggagcACTGGGAAAAGGACACTCACACACGCGCTCAAAAGTTTATCGCGCCAGAGGTTGCGCGAATTGCATCAGCCATGTCCTGCAATAAGGAGCTTTCTTTTGATGAAAAACTTCTTTTCGTTCAAGATTTGCAAACTCAATGTGGTCGTGACTTTGACGTGGTCTACCTCCCCAACGAAAGTCCGATTCAAGGGATTTGTCCCGTGAAGGGTTGCCAAACCGACGTTACACGGTGA